In Pseudomonadota bacterium, the genomic window TGCCTCGCGAGGTCGGAATCCGCATCAGGGCGCTGCGGTTGCTGGCCGACCAGGCGACGTAGACCGGGGCTTCATAGCCGGGCACCAGGCGTTTGTAAGAATTTACCAGCGGATTGGTTACCGCCGAGAAGCCGCGAGCGTTCTTGGCGACGCCGGCGATGTACTGGTAGGCGATCCGGCTCAGGCCCAGGGCGTCATCCGCATCATAGAAAGCGTTGTTGCCTTCAAGATCAAAAAGGGATTGATTGGTATGCATGCCGGAGCCGTTGATGCCGAACACCGGTTTCGGCATGAAGGTCGCGTGCAGGCCGTAGGATTTCGCGATCGTTTTGACCACCCATTTGAAGGTGACGGTGTTATCGGCGGCGGTCACCGCGTCGGCGTATTTGAAGTTGATTTCGTGTTGCCCCTGCGCGACCTCGTGATGGGAGGCTTCAATTTCAAAGCCCATTTTTTCCAGGGTGTCGATAATCTCACGGCGGCATTCAATGCCTTCGTCTTCGGCGTCGACACTGAAATAGCCGGCCTGATCGCTGGTTTCAGTGGTCGGTCTTCCCATCTCATCGGTCTCAAAAAGGAAAAATTCGCATTCGGTGCCGACGTTCATGGTGTAACCCAGTTTAGCGGCCTCGGCCATGACCCGTTTCAGGTTGACCCGCGGGCAGCCGGCAAAGGCGGTGCCGTCGTGTTTGTGGACATCGCAGATAATCCGGGCCGTGGCTACCCCTTCCTTGTTGCGCCAGGGCATGACGCAAAAGGTGTTGTAGTCGGGAATCAGATACATGTCGGACTCCTGGATTCGGGCAAAGCCTTCAATCGAAGAGCCGTCGAACATCATTTTGCCGTCGAGCGCTTTTTCAAGCTGGCTCAGGGGCATGGCGATATTTTTCATAATCCCGAAAATATCCACAAACTGCAGTCTGAAAAAACGGACATTTTCTTTCTCCACCACCTTCAAGATTTCTTCTCTGGTCATTTTCTGCTCCTTTTTGGTTTGACGATTTTAAAATATCATGAACGAAATCCTGCCTTGATTTTTCAGGATTTCGTACCTCACAGGTTGGCTGGCGCAGTTTTTCAGATCGCTTCGGGCCCCTGTTCCTCGGTGCGAATGCGAATGCAGCGTTGCAGTTCCGTCACAAAAATCTTGCCGTCGCCGATGCGCCCCTCGCCGTGCTTGGCGGAGCGCAGGATGGCCTCGATGGCGATTTCGACGTATTCGTCATTGCAGGCGATATCGAGTCTGACCTTGGGCAGGAGATTGGGAATGACCTTCTGCCCGCGATAAAGCCGTTCGCTGTCCAGTTGTTTCTGATGCTGGCCGTGCCCGGTAACCCGGCTGGTGGTGATGCGGGAGATTCCGGCGGAGACCAGCTCTTCCCTGACCTCGTCAAGTTTGTCCGGCTGAATGATGGCGGTTACAATTTTCATGGAGATTCTCCCGTCAGTTGAGATTTGTCAGGCCGTAGCCTTGCTCGCCGTGCAGGGCATGGTCCATTCCGGACCTTTCCTGATCCAGGACCAGACGAAAGCCCACGCTTTTTTCCACGACCAGAACCAGCATGCCGCTGACGATGACGGTGTAAATGATGGTGACGGCAACCGCCTTGGCCTGCACCACGAGCTGGGCAAAAACGCCCCAGGAACCTGCAACGGCCTTGGCGGCGTCGAGCATCCAGCTGTCACGGATGAAAAAAACCAGGGCCAGGGCGCCGAAAATTCCGGCCACGCCGTGAATGCCGAAGGCGTCGAGGCTGTCGTCATAGGCCAATCTTTTCTTTAACGACAGCCCCAGATAACAGATCAGAAAAGCCCCCATGCCCAAGGCCACGGCTCCGGCCGGTTTGACCACCCCGGCCGCCGGAGTGATCACGACCAGGCCGGCCAGAATGCCGCTGACGATCCCCAGGGTGGTGGCCTTGCCCAGGTGGACAGCCTCGATAATCAGCCAGGTGGTGGCCCCGGCCGCCGCAGCCACCTGCGTGGCCGTCAAGGTCTGGGCGGTCGCTAGGCCGCTGGAAACCGCGCTGCCGGCGTTGAAACCGAACCAGCCGACCCACAGGAGCCCGGCCCCCATCAGGGTCATTACCAGGTTGTTGGGATGCATGGCCGACTGCGGATAACCGTGTCTGGCTCCCAGATATAACGCCGCGACCAGGCCGCTGACTCCCGCTGAGATATGAACGACCGTGCCTCCGGCAAAATCGACGGCCCCGGCGGCGCCGAGATTAAAGATCCAGCCATCCTGGGCCCAGACCCAGTGACAGAGGGGATTGTATACCAAAACGCTCCATAAGGCAATGTAGAGGCAGTAGCCGCGAAATTGCACCCGTTCGGCGAAGGCTCCGGCAATCAGGGCCGGGGTGATGATCGCGAATTTGCCCTGAAACATGGCGAAAACATATTCGGGAACCCCGGCTTCAAGAATCACGTCATCGATGCCGCGCAGAAAAAAATAGTCCGGATTCCAGCCGCACCAGCCGCCGAGAATGCCTTTGCCGAAAGACATCGAATAGCCGACCGCGACCCACATGACGCCGATAATTCCCATGGCCGCAAAGCTGTGCATCATGGTGCCGAGTACGTTCTTGGTCCTTACCAGGCCTTCGTAAAACATCGCCAGGCCGGGGACCATCAGCAGCACCAGCGCCGTCGAGGTCAGCATCCAGGCCGTGTTCCCGCTGTCAATCACGCCGGCGGAGTCTCCGGCAAAAAGGGGGGCGGCCGGCAGCAGAAGTGAAAACACCAGGGTTGAGACGATTTTCGAGCGCAGCGGTTGTCGCCGGCGGTCGCGGCTTTGTTTTAACATGGCGTTCTCCGGGCGGGCCTGCTGTTTTTTCCAGGTTTTAAGATGGCGCTGAAGCTAGCAGGGAGTGTGCCAGGCTGTTTTCGCGACCGCAACCGCAATCTCGGGACGTGGTTTAATGGGTGGTTCAAGCGGGGGTGTTTTCTGGCGCGCTAGCTGTAAATGCTTATATTGAAATGGTTTACAGCGAAGTCTGACGGTTGCGAATAATGGTGCTCCGGCTTTGTGGTCGTTGTCGTTGCGTCCGGAACAAGGTCGGCGGCGTTGGCATAATCTGGCGATTTGATACATTAATGTGTCCGTCGGGGGAGGAGATAGATGCGCCTGTTCCCTGGAGCGGCGCTGAAAACGAAGAAAAATCCTTGGATTTCGAGAGGATAGGCCTGCTGATACGTTTATGTTGAGTCGTCAGCGGAGTTTTGCTACATTTTTGTCTCTTTCCCGCCCCCTCCCGATCAGTCGGTCTGAACAGGTGGCTTCAGGTTCCTGGGGGCGGCCGCGCAGACCCGGTTGCGTCCTTCCCTTTTAGCGCGATACATCGCCTGGTCGGCCTGTCTGAGCAGCTCGTCAAGGTTCTCGATGTCGTTTTCAAGTCCGGCGACCCCGAGGCTGGCCGTGAGTCGAATGGCGGCGGCTCCGAGGCGCAGCCGTTCGAGGTCCAGACGAATCTTTTCCGCCACGATCAAAGCCTGCTCAAGGGATGTTTCCGGAAGCAGGATAACAAACTCCTCGCCGCCGAAGCGGGAGGGAATATCGGATTGGCGGAGTTTGTCTTTGATGGTCAGGGCCATTTCCCGCAAAACCGTATCGCCGGCCTCATGCCCGAAGGAATCATTTATTTTTTTGAAATGATCGATGTCGATCATGATCAGGGACAGGGGATGCCGGTAGCGCCGGGCGCGGGCGAATTCGTTTCTCGCCAGGCTCATGAAATGGCGGCGATTGAAGATCTCGGTGAGAAAATCGAAATTGGCCTGACGAGTAAGCTCCGCCTTGGTGGCTTCAAGTTCCTGAATGATTCTTTCACGTTCGTCAATCATGTCGATGCGTTCGGTGACATCGCGGGCGACCAGCAGAAAACCCAACCTTTCTCCCCGGGGGGTGATGAAACGGGAGATGCGAAGCTCGTAAACGGCCTTGAGCCCGTTTGGCAAAGGAAAGTCGATTTCGATTTTTCGGCTTTCCTGCTCGCGAAGCATGTCGGTAAAATCAAGGGGGCGGGGCAGCAGCTGATTGATCGAGATGCCCATTTTTGCCGTGCCGGAAGCCGAAAACATGGTAATTGCCGCCGGGTTCAGGTCGACTACCCGCAGTTGCCGGTCCAGAACAATGACGGCGTCATCAATGCATTCAACGACCAGATCCCGGGCAATGGGTACCAGGTCCAGCATTTTATGGCGGAAAAGAGCAAAGCCGATGCTCAGGCCGCTCAGCGTGAACCCCAGGGCGGTGAAATCGAGCGCCGGTTTGTTTCCTAAACGTGCGGTCGCGTAGAGGTTGGCCAGCAACGGGAGCAGGGTGCCGTAGAGCATCAATCGGGCTTGAGTTTTGTAGGGTTGAGGACGGTAGCGGGCCATTTGCCCAAGCAGAACCAGGCCGCTGGCGATTGCTGTATAAGAGAAGACGGTATGAACCCAGAACCAGGGGCCGGGTCTCCAGAAGGAGCGAAAAAAAAGGCCGTCGATTTGCTCGTAACTGACGGCATGAAGAAAAAAACCCGGATAGTGATTGGTAAAGGCAAAAACCAGGGTCAGTAGAGGAAAACCAAGTAGACCGCAGATAACTGTTTGCAGATGTCGGGCTGGTTTTGCGCTGTAGGTTAAAACAAAGATTAAAAAGAAAACCGGAACATAGCTGATTCCGACAAAGCGTAGTTTACTGAACCAGAAATCCGCCTCTGCCGGGCTGGAGCTGAAAGCGGACATGCCGGAGGTCAAGGAAAAGATCGACATCGCCAGCGCCAGTCCCATAAAGGCTCGGGCTCCGGCCTTGTCGCGGAAGCGCCAGGCGTGCAGTGCGAGCCCCAGGGTGACCAGCGCGGAGCCCAGCAGCAGTCCGACAAAGCATTTATAAGACAAGATGAAGCTCTGGTTCAAACGTTGACCCCGCTGTATTTTTTATAGTCGATATTGAGGTTGGCTATTTTGTACTGAATTACCCGTTTTGACGTTCCCATCAGCTTGGCCGCCTGGGTTTGGTTGCCCAAGGTGGATCTGAGCTGAATCGGCCATCATTGGTATTCCTGGTCTTGATCGGCGATGGTTAACCCGGCCGGCAGGGTCGCCGCCTGGTTTTCCTGGATTGTAAGCTGAAGATTGCCCTCCAGGGAAATGTTCCGGGCAAAGAAAAGGTTTCCGGTAACGCGCAGCGACCGACATTTTCGCAGGGAGGGAACCCCTGCGGCAAAACGTTGGTTGAAATCATTTATGTGGCGATAATAGCGTGAATCCAACTGAATCAGCGGCGGACTTACAAGCTCCGGCGCCAGGCCGAGGGCAAAATCCTTCCGTAGCTGATAAGCATCGGAGCGCAGGGCGAGAAGATCGTCGGTGGTCTTGACCGGAGCAAAGCGCCGGCGGGGCACCTCCAGGGCCAGGGCTTCCGGAAAAATCTCGATCGCCGCGCCCATGGCGGTTTCCAGCTGGAGAATCGAGGTCGAAGCGGATGATCCCTCGGCCAGGGTCTTGCGATTGATAATCAGGGGCAGCTCCAGACGGTTGTCGCGGCGCTGCAATTCTTTTTCCAGGGCCGCCAGATCCAGCCAGAGAGAGTTGGTGTTGAAATAGCGATGGCGCGAGATATCCTGAAAAGCGGCCGTTTCGTTTTCAGGGCATTGCGCCGCCTCGCGCAGCAGCAGACCGCCGCTGCCGCGGCGCCGGGCCAGATGGCCGCCCTTGCGGTCGGCTTTGGTTCTTCTGGCGACTTCCATCAGGAAGGGCGCCTGCCGACTGACGAGATAACCGAGAATCACCGGGTCCAGGGTGGCGCCGAGATTGTCGGCGTTGCTGATAAAAGCGTAGCGATAGCCGCGGTGGCGTAATTTTTCGAGAACGCCGCTGGTTACCAGGGCCGGGTAAAGATCACCGTGGCCGGGCGGGCACCATTCCTGTTCCGGCTGGGCGGGACAGCTGAACGGTTGCAGGTTGTCTTCGTAAAGTCTGGGGATCTGGTGCTGGACAAAGTCGAGGGGAAGGTTAAAACCACCCAGTTCCGGATAGCTCGTCAGCCGTTCCAGCGCGGCCCGGCGCGTGGCGAAGCTGTTCATGAGGATCAGCGGCACCCCGGCCGCCAGCGCCTGTCGCACGATGATGTCGAGAAAACTGAGTCCGTTTTTGGCCTCGATCAGGGATTTGGCCTGGTCGAGGCCCATGCTGGTTCCCAGCCCACCGTTCAGCTTAATCAGCACGGTTTCGGCCAGGGCCCGCTCACCTTGTTGCCGACAGGATTTATCCAGGTCTGCGGCCGTCGGCAACAAGCTGAGCGGCTCAATTTCATTTTCTCTGATTTTACCGTCCGCCCCGGCTCGCAAACGCTGAAAATAAAGCTTTAGCATCGTTATGGCCAGTTTCGGCATGCCGGCCTGGCGCATGCGCTCGGCCAGGGGGGCAAAGGACGGTTCTAAATCATTCATGTCCGTCCGCCTCCCGGCGGCGGGCTTGACGAATCGCGCGTTGCAGGGCCTTGAAGTGAACATCGGCCGCCAGATGAACCGGGCTTTTACCCCAGAGCGGATCCCAGCCGGCCGGGTCGGCGCTGCAGTTGAACTGCACGTCCAGACCGTAACGAATGGCGGCCGCATCGGCCTCCATGTCGATCAGTTTATCCAGGGCTTTCCAGGAAGCCCCGCAGGGGGCTCCGCGTCGAACCTGAATGGCTTTTATCTTTCCGTTTTCAAGTTCAACCGAGAATTCCGGGGTGCCGTAGCGATGGCCATACTCTCCCAGCCAGACCTGGCGGGGGAGGGCGCATCATATCGGCGGCGTCGCGACCTGCGGCGCGGCTTCATGTTTCTTGGTGGAAGCGACCAGGGGAATTTGGTTTTCCCGGCAACGGCGCAAAAGTTCGGTGGAAAGGTCGGGATGGCGTAAAAAATCCAGGACGAGATCGGCCTCGATGGTCGCCGGCAGAAAATCCTCGGGTTCATCGATGAGCCGCGGCAGGGGGGCGTCGATGGAGATGATTTCCAGCGTGAAACAACCCGGGGCAAAATGTTCGATGCCGGCAATCTTCTTTTCGCCGCTGCCGCGTTCCTGAAAGACGACCACCCGCTGAACCGGGCAAATATCGTTTGTTGGTATCATGTTGATCTGCTTTCATGTTCGGGCCAAGCGCAGTTTTTTTACGGAAAATGTAAGAACGCGGCGTTCCCGCGAGTTTGTTCGTTCGATTCGTTTTTGTACCATAATTGAAACATGATAGCAAAAGGTTATTGACATGGAGATGGAAAAAAGGCAGTAACAGGACCGTGATTTTAAGTGCGGGAATGGGGAGGGGTTATGAAATTGGCTCAATATTTTACGCCGCAGGGGCTAAGGTTGGGGCTGGTAACGGAGCGGCAGCTGCAGCCCCTGGCTTTTGCCGGCGATTTTCATGCCTGGCTTTCGGCCGGACGACCCCTGACCGGAGCAAGTCCGGTCTTGCCCCTGGCCGAGTTCGAGCTGGCCCCGCCGGTCAACCGTCCCGGCAAGATTATCGCCGTCGGTTTGAACTATCATGATCATGCCGTCGAAGGAAACCTTAAAACTCCGGAAGAGCCGTTGGTCTTCGCCAAATTTCCGAATTCGGTTGTGGGCCCGGAGGCGGAGCTGCGCTGGTCCGCGGAGCTTACGCAAAAGGTGGATTTTGAAGCGGAGCTGGTGGTGGTTATCGGTGAAAAAACCTCGGCCTGTTCAATTGAAACGGCGTTGAGCAAGGTTTTCGGTTATACCTGCGGCAACGATGTCAGCGCTCGCGACCTCCAGTTCGCCGATCAGCAGTGGGTGCGGGGGAAGTCTCTGGATACCTTCTGTCCGCTGGGTCCCTGGATTGTCAGCGCCGATGAAATCAAGGACCCGCAAAGGCTGGCCATTCGCTCGCGGCTCAACGGGGTCGTCATGCAGGAGAGTAATACTGCGGCCATGATCTTTCCGGTGGCTGAACTGGTCAGTTATCTGAGCCGGCATTTCACCCTGGAACCCGGTGACCTGATCATGACCGGCACGCCGAGCGGGGTCGGTTTTTTTCGGAATCCGCCGGTATTTATGCAGTCCGGAGACTTGATTGAAATTGAAATCGAAAAGATCGGCGTTCTTTCCAACCGCTGCCGTATGATCGGTTAAACTGGTGACCAGAGAAACGATTATCGTGGTTGACGATGAAGCCGGAATGCTCAACTTCATCAGCAAGATTCTCAAGGCCCGCGGCTATCGGACGATCACCTGTTGCAACGGAGCCGAATTTGTCGAACAGTTGGGCGGTCGGCGCCGGAGTCCGGACCTGGCCCTGATCGATTATCGCCTGCCGGACACCACCGGAATCGAACTTTTGTCGAAGGTCGCGGAACTCTGCCCGGAGTTGCAGAGTATTATCATCACCGCTTATGGTGAAGTCGAGCTGGCCGTGGAAAGCATGCGCCGGGGCGCCGCCGACTTTCTCGCCAAGCCTTTTACCGGGGCTGAACTGCTCAAGGCCGTCGACCGGATTCTCGAGCCTCGTCGTCTCAAGCAGGAAAACGAGCTTTTGCGCTGGCAACTGGCAAGCGGCGATCAGCAGCCCGCCCTGATCTGTCGGTCGCGAATCTTCGCTCAGGTGGTGGCCCTGGCCGAGCAGGTGGCCTCATCCTCGGCGACCGTTCTTTTGACAGGCGAATCCGGTACCGGCAAAGAAGTGGTGGCGGCCCATATTCACAACCATGATCCCTTGCGCCGCGCGCATCGTTTTCTCGCCGTCAACTGCGGGGCGCTGGCCGACAACCTCCTGGAGAGTCAGCTCTTCGGAGCCCTGCGCGGAGCCTACACCGGGGCCGACAAGGACACTCCCGGTTTATTTCGGGCCGCCGATCAAGGCACCCTGCTGCTTGACGAAATCGCCGAAACCTCGCCGGCGCTGCAACGTAAGCTGTTGCGGGTGCTGGAGAAAAAGGAAGTAACTCCGGTCGGCGGCACGGTTCCCGAACCGGTTGATGTCAGAATTATCGCGGCTACCAACCGCGATCTCAGAAGTGAGGTCGAAGCCGGCCGTTTTCGAGCCGATCTCTACTATCGTCTGCAGGTTTTTTCCATTGAGTTGCCACCGCTTCGGCAGCGGCCGGCCGATATCATGCCCCTGGTCCATTATTTTCTCGACTGGTACTGCCGCCAGGAGGGGAAACCAATGCTGGAACCGGTTCCGGAAATCATTCCTCTTCTGGAAAATTATTCCTGGCCCGGCAACGTTCGGGAATTGCGTAACCTGGTGCATCGGGCGGTGATTCTGGCCCGTCAGCCGGTTTTTGACGCCTCGCTGCTGCCTTTTGGTCGGAGTCCGGTGGCCGCGGCTGAAATTCCGGTTTTTATGGAGAACGGCGTCAAAGCTTCAGCCTCGCTTAAGGAAGTCGAGCTTGATTATATCGCCATGGTTTATCGGCAGTCGGCCCGCGATCGCAAAACCAGCGCCGAGATCCTGGGTATTTCAGAGAAAACCCTGGGCCGTAAGCTTGAACTGATTCGGCGCCGGAAAGCAAACTGATGGCTTCTTTCCCCTGGCATCGTTTTTCGCTCAAATGGAGATTGACTCTAGCCAATTTCATGGTGCCCATGCTGACCATGACTCTGGCCATCGCTTTCGCCATTCACATTATTGACGGTTTTATTTTTCGTCAGGCGCAAAACAAGATTATCAACGACCTTAATTCAGCCCGGGAAATCTATGATTCAAGCTGTAAATGCCTGCAGGAACAAATCCATTGCGCCGCCGGCTCCTATCTGCTGACCCAGGCGCTATTGGCCGATAATAAGCCGGCTTTGCTCAGGGAATTGCAGGCTCTGCGCCGTCGAGAGAACCTGAGTTTGCTGACCTTGACCGATGCCGAGGGCCGGGTGCTGCTGCGGGCCGCCAATCCCGGGGTCGGGGGCGATCAACCCCGCCTGCCGCTGATTGCCGAGACCCTGCTCGGCAATCCCGCCGCCGGCAGCGAGGTGTTGAGCGATGTCGAACTGAGCCTTGAAAATCCCAACCTCGGACATCTTTTCCAGATCAAACTGATTTCAACCCCCAAAGCCCGGCAGGAAAGCCGGAGCCATCTTGCCGGCGGCCTGATGATGCTGGCCGGCTGGCCGGTGTACGACGGTTTCGGCAATCTTATCGGCGCCCTCTATGGTGGTCGTCTTTTAAATCGGGAAAACCAGCTGGTCGACCGCATCAAAGAGGTGATTTTTTCCAACACATCCTTTTCCGGTCAGGATATCGGCACGGTAACCATTTTTCAGGAAGATGTCCGGATTGCCACCAACGTGCTTGATTCCTCCGGCAAGCGAGCCATCGGGACCCGGGTTTCGGAAGAGGTTTACCACAAGGTCATGATTCAAGGGCAGAAATGGGCCGATCGCGCCTTTGTCGTCAATGACTGGTATATCAGTGCCTACGAGCCTATCTGTAATGCTCGCAATCAGGTGGTCGGGATTCTCTATGTCGGCATGAAGGAAAAACCGTTTCTCGCGTTCCGCAACCGGGTTATTTTGATTCTGGTCGGCATTCTGACGGCGGGCGCCGCCTTGACTTTCTTGACCGTTTTCATCTTCGCCCGGTTTTTTTCGCGCCGCCTCGACAGCTTGCAGCAGCAGTTAAGCCAGGTCGCCGGCGGGCAGCTTAAAAGCAGGCTGGAGCTGCCCGGCAACGACGAGCTGAGCCAGCTGGCCGCCGGCTTTAATGAAATGATCGCGGTCCTGAAACAGCGGGATGCTTCGATCGAACAGCTGCAACGGGGGCTGGAAAACAAGGTCGCCCAGCGTACGCAGGAGCTTGAAACCCGCAATCATGAGCTGATTGAAATGAAACAACACCTGTTGGAGATGATGAGCGATAAAAAAGCCATCAATTTCAGGCTCGAGGAATCCCTGCACAACCTGCAGCAGGCCCAGCAGCAGCTGGTCCGTTCGGGCAAGCTGGCCGCTCTCGGCAGCCTGGTGGCCGGGGTCGCCCATGAAATCAACAATCCGGTCAATATTATTGCCGGCAATCTTGAAATTCTGGAAATGGACCCGGATGTTCAGGGACGCTATCGCACCGAAATCGAGCTGATCAGCGGCCAGGCTGCCAGGATCAAGAAAATTATCGGCAATATGCTTGGTTTCGCCCGGGTCAGGAATAACCATCTGAAGGAACTGCGTGCCGATGAACTGATCCGGGATCTCCTGATTCCGTTGCGGAACGAATTGAACCAGCGCGGCATTTCCGTCACGACCCAGCCGCAGACGGAGGCGCCGTTTTTCTCGGATGAAGAAGGTCTGACCCAGATCATCACCAACCTGCTTTGCAACAGCATGCAGGCCATTCCGGAAACCGGGGGCCGGATCGGCATCAGCAGCCGGGTCGACCGCGGCAAGATCGAAATCACGATCAGCGACAACGGTTGCGGCATGACCCCCGAACAGGTCGAAAACATGTTCAATCCCTTCTACAGCACTAAAAGCGAGGGTACCGGGCTCGGCCTTTCCATCGGCTATGAACTCCTGCGCAGTCTCGGCGGTGATATCGAAGTCGACAGCAGTCCCGGCCAGGGTACAACCATTATTCTGGTGTTGCCGGCTAATCCTCTTTTCCCGTTTGACCGCAAGTAGGCGCGCCCTGGCCTTTTTTTGTCGATGCGGACAAAAGTTCCTCCGAAAATCCCTTTTTTTTGCATTTTGTGGACAATTTGTCCGGGTCGAAAGTTCGGCGGCAGCGGCGGCCGGGGCGCCCCGGCCGCCGCTGATAAGTACCTTTTCGTCGATAAAACCTGAACCTGCCGGGACCCTGGCCCCGGCAGAGCGGCCGGCCGCCGCCGGGGCCAGGTTGTACGGTACGGGACTTGCAGCCTTCCGCCCTTCGATAGGCAGGCCGCTTGACGGGCCCTGCCGAGATCCGGCAACCGTATGATCAGCCATAAAGGAGGAATACAAAATATGCAGGTTAGTCGAAGGTCATTCCTGAAACTCTCGGGTGGAGCGGTCATGGCCGGCAGTATGGGGCTTAGTCTGAAACCGGTGCAAGCCCACGCCGCGTCCCTGAAGACCCGCTACGCCCAGGAGACCACCACCATTTGTCCCTATTGCGGTGTCGGCTGCGGCATCATTGTCTCGACTCGCAACGGCAAGGTCATCAATACCGAAGGCGACCCCGATCATCCCATCAACCGAGGTTCGCTTTGCAGCAAGGGCGGTTCCATCGCCCAGCTGTCGGTCAACAAGAACCGTCTGGATCGACCTCTCTACCGGGCGCCGTTCAGTCGGGAATGGAAGGCCGTTTCCTGGGACTGGGCCCTGGATAAAATCGCTCGCAATATCAAGAAAAGCCGTGACGGGAAATTCGCCCTGAAAAACGCCAAGGGGCAGACCGTCAACCGGACCACGGCGATTGCCTCGATCGGCAGCGCCGCCCTCGACAACGAGGAATGTTTTATCTACCAGAAATTTCTACGCAGTCTCGGGCTCGTCTATGTCGAACATCAAGCCCGGATATGACACTCCGCCACTGTAGCGGCTCTGGCAGAGTCGTTTGGACGCGGAGCAATGACCAATCACTGGAACGATATCGCAAACAGTGACTGCATTCTCATCATGGGCAGTAACGCGGCTGCCAACCACCCGATTTCCTTCAAGTATGTTACCGAGGCCCAGGCCCGGGGCGCCAAGCTGATCAGCGTCGATCCCCGCTTTACTCAGACCTCGGCGAAAGCCGACATCTATGCCGCACTGCGTTCGGGTACCGACATCGCTTTTCTGGGCGGCATGATCAAATACCTGCTTGATCATAACCTGATTCAGCATAAATATGTCGAGCACTATACCAACGCCACCTTTCTGGTTAATCCCGGCTTTAAATTGCCGGGGGACAATGAGGGGGTCTTTTCCGGTCTCGAGGGCAGCCGATACGACAAATCGACCTGGAGTTTTCAGACCGATGACGCCGGCATCGTTAAGAAGGATCCGACCATGCAGGATCCCCACTGCGTTTTTCAGCTGCTGAAAAAGCACTATGCCCGCTATACCCCGGAGCTTGTCAGCCGCATCACCGGTACTCCGATCGATAAACTGCTGGCGGTTTACGAAGCCTATACCGCCACCGGCGCGGTCGGCAAGGCCGGCACCATTATGTATGCCATGGGTTGGACCCAGCATACGGTTGGCGTTCAGAACATCCGGACCATGTCCATCATCCAGCTCTTGCTCGGCAATATGGGCGTCACCGGCGGCGGGGTCAACGCTCTGCGCGGCGAAGCCAACGTGCAGGGGTCAACCGACCACGCCCTGCTGTTCCATATTCTGCCCGGCTATCTTAAAACCCCGGTCGCCTCGCTGCCGACCCTGGCCGCTTACAACGCCAAATTCACGCCTGCCACCAAGGAGGAAAACAGCCTTAACTGGTGGAGCAACTATCCCAAGTACTCAGCCAGCCTGCTGCGCTCCCTGTACGGTCACGAAGTTTCCCTGGAAGAAGCCTATGCCTATCTGCCCAAGCTTGATGACGGCGCCAATTATTCCTGGCTGACCCTTTTCGATCGCATGTATAATGGCGACTTCGAAGGGTTCTTCGCCTGGGGTCAGAATCCGGCC contains:
- the fdnG gene encoding formate dehydrogenase-N subunit alpha, which gives rise to MQVSRRSFLKLSGGAVMAGSMGLSLKPVQAHAASLKTRYAQETTTICPYCGVGCGIIVSTRNGKVINTEGDPDHPINRGSLCSKGGSIAQLSVNKNRLDRPLYRAPFSREWKAVSWDWALDKIARNIKKSRDGKFALKNAKGQTVNRTTAIASIGSAALDNEECFIYQKFLRSLGLVYVEHQARIUHSATVAALAESFGRGAMTNHWNDIANSDCILIMGSNAAANHPISFKYVTEAQARGAKLISVDPRFTQTSAKADIYAALRSGTDIAFLGGMIKYLLDHNLIQHKYVEHYTNATFLVNPGFKLPGDNEGVFSGLEGSRYDKSTWSFQTDDAGIVKKDPTMQDPHCVFQLLKKHYARYTPELVSRITGTPIDKLLAVYEAYTATGAVGKAGTIMYAMGWTQHTVGVQNIRTMSIIQLLLGNMGVTGGGVNALRGEANVQGSTDHALLFHILPGYLKTPVASLPTLAAYNAKFTPATKEENSLNWWSNYPKYSASLLRSLYGHEVSLEEAYAYLPKLDDGANYSWLTLFDRMYNGDFEGFFAWGQNPACSGPSSNKTRAALGRLDWMVNVNLFDNETGSFWRAPGQDPSKIKTEVFMLPCAASIEKEGSITNSGRWMQWRYKAVNPPGEARPDGEIISELHYRLKDLYAAEGGPLAGAITQLSWDYGPKNAAGRIRHLDTQMIAREINGYFLEDVEIKGTVYKKGSLVPSFALLQDDGSTSSGNWLYCNSCTEKGNQATRRGSVDKSGVGLYSDWAWCWPVNRRIIYNGASVDPESGQPWDKKDPVIFWQGGKWVGDVPDGVAAPGSGRKPFIMKPHGVASIFGPGLAEGPFSEHYEPLESPVKKNLLSAQMNNPVIKRWDREGSGAAVDARATSDPRFPLVCTTYRVSEHWQSGLMTRWCPWLAEMQPGLFVELSPELAKLKGINNGDAVMINSIRGEVEAVAVVTRRLRPFNLDGNIVHQVALPWHYGWVTTRMREYVIGDKKPEVFTSGDSANLLTPFIGDANTMIPESKAFMVNVSKKGA